In Brassica napus cultivar Da-Ae chromosome A3, Da-Ae, whole genome shotgun sequence, the sequence GTGTTTTGCAGGAAAAGATGAAGGAGAAGCTAATTTATGCTATAACTGAAGGCCAAGGTTCCTTCCATCTCTCTTAAATTAGCATCTTGTGAAAAATTAGCAGAAGCGGTAGGAGGtgagagaaggagaagagtggACTGTTAGAAGAAAACAAGAGGATGCTCTTcttaaagttttcttttttctaggattttgtACATAAGAATTTTAATCggtagaaatagaaatacattttaaaaagaaaactcttgatggaaaagggttgtatattataaaaaaaagaatcactTCAAAGGTTCTAATATTATTGGAGTATTAATTGACAAACTAATTTGCAGAATCACATGGTTACATAATAAAATTGACAACAATTATTTTATCTTAGAAAccatagaataaaaaaatgaaatagtaATGCCACATTAATGAATCACTTTTTTGGCAATGCAATAACAAATTTGACAAGCGACTTAGTATCACCAAAAGTAGATGGGACGCCAAACACAAGCCCTTTTGAGATAGACCCAGTCCAGCATGAACTGCCTTCAAATTTGTCATCGAACGACAAGCTCAGATCAAGTACTCCAACATCTGTCTCCTCTTCTATGTCGTCACCACAATCGCAGTCGCTAATCGCTTCATCACTCGTATGAATGTCTACCTTCGTACCATCACGTTcagtagtatttctatttttatcacCAACTTGTTCCTTGACGAACAAGAATACATTCGCCCTAGTTGTTTCTCGGTTTGCAACGGCCTTTTTCACGCATGCTAGTGACATTTTCGAGCATGTTTTAGCCAGGAAAACAAGGGGTTCACCGCGGTCGAGAACCGAGGCTGACCTAGACAGTTCAGTGAGGAAATTGATTCTTTTGTTTGATGGGAGGTAGAAGAGTGGTTTGAGTGTGGTCTGATATTGAGCTAAAGAGCTTTGGATTTGTGCCCATTTGGTCAAGAAGTCTGTCTCAAGGAGGATATCAGCTAATAGGATGCTGCAGCTTATCCCAACTGAGTACCCACCACTCTCAAAGCTAGTCACctattaacaaaattaaaagaaaaacacctCTTCATTACAAGTCCAAGAAACTTAGTTTTAATAAgggaaaattttataaaaatatctcaACTAAATTTCGTTAAGCTTTTTAACACCCAAACTTTTTCGCTTCACAATTTTCACAACTATAATATAGGGCGTTTTTGACATATTGATCTCAGTTAATGTAAATTTAAGTAAATAGTTAAAGATTAGTTTACCTGAACATAGAACAATGGAGAGAATTGAGGATCAACTTCATTAATGTCTGTCCAGAAGACAGTCTCTGCTTCAGCTCTGCCATTGTCTCTCTTCACCATCTCAAAAAACTCCGGCAAACTCGCCGGGAACCTAGCCTCAACCAGCCTAACGCCACAGTCATTAGCCACCACCTCCAGACCATCTTCATCCGCCGCTgttgtcttcctcctccaccTCAGTCTACCAGCAGTCATAGGATGCAACGTCAAGGCTCTCCCTAACGACTCCTTCATCCACCCGCCCACTAACCATCCTCTATCACCACTATCACCTGCATGCTTGTAATAGGTGACTATGTTTAATGTCCGCTGGAATATTCCTGCTCCCAAGGGATCTCCAACAGATATGGAGCGGACTTTACGGTGCTTGGTGACTTCCACCGGCGGGACCGTCTGTATTCCAGAGATCATCGACTTTTGGAATTTAGCCTCCATATTTGGCTCTTATTTGTGAATTGGCTTTAGATCGTCCTTTGCTATATTTATAGGAACATAAAAAGTTACTTGCATTAATTCAGACTGTTTACATAAATTTTACTTTATCCACTATAGAAAGTATACATGGAGTTTCTATGCTCATTCACCTTTGCAGTTGGGTGTAGTAAAGCAGTAGTAATATCTCATTCATCAATCTGTAATGGTTGCAACTGTATCATTGGCAACCTCTTTTATTAGCTGTCTGTCATGTGTGGAATATGTAACACGAGGTTCAAAACTATTACATGACATGTAATTAGTATTCgacttaattatattatatgattgatgttttagtttttttatatttaagaagTTAAAGTTGTAAAATATGAAtgataaagttttaaaaaaaaaacattaaatttatcAAAAGCAAAATTAAAAGGTAATAAATAAATGAGcgtaataaaataagtatagtAATATGTGAACTCAAGttaaaaaagaataattttaaaaaatacaattgaaGTACATGAATAGGTTTTCTAATGTTGCTTCGGCCCAATAACATAATAGGCCCACTAATTGAATCACTACCCgccactacaaaaaaaaaaaacgagaaatGAATCGACGCTTGTGAAGTAACACCATGTCGGACGATTGCCGAGAAAACCACAGCTACCGCAAAATCAAACGAGCTAGAGATTCAACCAACGGTGTGGATTCCATCAGCTCTCTACCCGACGTGATCCTCCAACACATCTTCTCTCTAATCCCGACAAAATACGCAATCAGAACCTCCGTCTTGTCCAAGCGATGGAAGCACGTATGGTCAGAAACACCTTCTCTCGACATCGATTGCTACAGATACAAACCCGATTCGGTCTACGAAACCATAGCTAGAAGATACTCATCTCCCAAAATCACGACCTTTCGTCTCTCCATCAGCACCACCGAGGCTAAACCTAAACAGATCGACAGCTTGATCGAGTTCGCCGTGTCTCACAGCACGGAGAAGCTGTCTCTAGAGCTCCGTCATGCTTACGCTGTGGCTTACCGTTTCCCCGAGGTCTTCTTCACCAGCTGCTCTTTAAAACAGCTCTTTGTCGAATCGGGAACTATCGATACGATTCCTGGACACGTCACCGTGTCTTGGAGATCTTTAAAGACATTATCTTTGAGAGGCTGTGTGCTTTCTGATGAGGCATGTGCCAAGATCCTTTCTGGCTCTCCGCTTCTCGAATGCTTGACGTTGTTTTGTGATAAACTCGAGCGTCTTGATCTCAGCGAGTGTCTGATGTTAAAGAGGTTGGATGTTCAATGCTGGGAGCAAGAGCTGCAGATTGTGGCGCCGCGTATCAGTTTTTTGAGTTTGACTCATAGTGATGAGTCAAAATGTGAGTTAGCGGACGTCTCTTCTTTAACGGAAGCTAACGTGAACATCTACTGTTCCAGACGTCTTGGTTTCTTGTACGATGACTTTGGCGATCCGGAGACTGGTTTAGCTGATTCGCTTCAAGTGTTGATCCTCCAGACGCTTGAGAAGTTGCAGAGCGTGGAGAAACTTACTTTGTGTGGAGCTTTCTGTCTTCAGGTATTCTTTACTAAGTGAAATGATTAAATATTTTGCATTTGTcatagttgatttttttttttgttttgtattgtttaGATCTTATCTCTTGCCGTCGTCTGTGGTGTTCCTTTTCCGATGTTCAAGAAGATGGAAGCTTTGACTCTTGAAATGGCTATCTATCCATCTATTGTTCCTGGTGTAGCAAAGCTGCTACAAAACTCGCCAAGATTAAAGACTATCAAATTTGAGACAGTTGACTGCAAAATGTTAGaggtatataatatatttaaacatcAACCACACATTATAGACCATTATTATcaatcttcttcatttttttttttgtggttctAGTATTGTTATGAAAACATTGTTATCTTTATGCAGGAGACTCGTCTTACCAACTACTTGTATTGGAAAGGCTTGGAAACGCGTCAATGTTGGAAACCGAAAGATTTGGACGGCTCTGAACCGGAACTCATGAGTTCTGTCATGAAATTTCTGCTGAAAAAAAGTGGAGACGATTGGTATAAGGTTGGGAGTTACACTTTCTCACTAAACAAAAACTCTGAGTTATCTTTTGTCACTGACTTGACTCAAGACTGGTTCTTTCGTTGAATATTTTATtcgtataaatatttttcttattaagaCGTTTTCTCTGTaatgaaactatttatatttaatagattttttatttgacTTTTCTTATGGATCGTCATATTCGAAATCGAACTTTTTTTGCAAGTAAATGGTTCTTTAGTCACCTTTATAACACATGATTTGAAGTCTTTTATCTTATACAATGTTGGATGTtcaatactctttttttt encodes:
- the LOC106428879 gene encoding uncharacterized protein LOC106428879, with the protein product MEAKFQKSMISGIQTVPPVEVTKHRKVRSISVGDPLGAGIFQRTLNIVTYYKHAGDSGDRGWLVGGWMKESLGRALTLHPMTAGRLRWRRKTTAADEDGLEVVANDCGVRLVEARFPASLPEFFEMVKRDNGRAEAETVFWTDINEVDPQFSPLFYVQVTSFESGGYSVGISCSILLADILLETDFLTKWAQIQSSLAQYQTTLKPLFYLPSNKRINFLTELSRSASVLDRGEPLVFLAKTCSKMSLACVKKAVANRETTRANVFLFVKEQVGDKNRNTTERDGTKVDIHTSDEAISDCDCGDDIEEETDVGVLDLSLSFDDKFEGSSCWTGSISKGLVFGVPSTFGDTKSLVKFVIALPKK
- the LOC106428835 gene encoding F-box/LRR-repeat protein At5g02910 isoform X1, whose product is MSDDCRENHSYRKIKRARDSTNGVDSISSLPDVILQHIFSLIPTKYAIRTSVLSKRWKHVWSETPSLDIDCYRYKPDSVYETIARRYSSPKITTFRLSISTTEAKPKQIDSLIEFAVSHSTEKLSLELRHAYAVAYRFPEVFFTSCSLKQLFVESGTIDTIPGHVTVSWRSLKTLSLRGCVLSDEACAKILSGSPLLECLTLFCDKLERLDLSECLMLKRLDVQCWEQELQIVAPRISFLSLTHSDESKCELADVSSLTEANVNIYCSRRLGFLYDDFGDPETGLADSLQVLILQTLEKLQSVEKLTLCGAFCLQILSLAVVCGVPFPMFKKMEALTLEMAIYPSIVPGVAKLLQNSPRLKTIKFETVDCKMLEETRLTNYLYWKGLETRQCWKPKDLDGSEPELMSSVMKFLLKKSGDDWYKVGSYTFSLNKNSELSFVTDLTQDWFFR
- the LOC106428835 gene encoding F-box/LRR-repeat protein At5g02910 isoform X2 — its product is MSDDCRENHSYRKIKRARDSTNGVDSISSLPDVILQHIFSLIPTKYAIRTSVLSKRWKHVWSETPSLDIDCYRYKPDSVYETIARRYSSPKITTFRLSISTTEAKPKQIDSLIEFAVSHSTEKLSLELRHAYAVAYRFPEVFFTSCSLKQLFVESGTIDTIPGHVTVSWRSLKTLSLRGCVLSDEACAKILSGSPLLECLTLFCDKLERLDLSECLMLKRLDVQCWEQELQIVAPRISFLSLTHSDESKCELADVSSLTEANVNIYCSRRLGFLYDDFGDPETGLADSLQVLILQTLEKLQSVEKLTLCGAFCLQILSLAVVCGVPFPMFKKMEALTLEMAIYPSIVPGVAKLLQNSPRLKTIKFETVDCKMLEETRLTNYLYWKGLETRQCWKPKDLDGSEPELMSSVMKFLLKKSGDDWYK